In Phycisphaerae bacterium RAS2, the DNA window GCCAACTGGCTGGAACGTCATCAGAATCGAACGTCGTTCTGGCTGCACATGATCGGGATTCCGATGACGATCGCGTGCGTACCGCTCGCGCTGGTGCAGCTCTCGCGCGATCAGTGGGACTTGTGGTGGCGGCCGGTGGTGCTGCTGACCGGGGGCTATCTGTTGCAATGGATTGGACACGTCATCGAGGGCAACGACATGGGCGAAGTTATTCTAATCAAGAAGTGGATGGGGCGACCGTATGTGGCGGTCTCGCCGAAGTATCAGAAGAAATAGCGAATCGCGAATTGCGAAAGGTGGTTTACGAACGTTTCGGTGAGTCCGGCGGGCATCCATTCGTGCTGATGTACCCGGGAACCCGGTTTCGAGCGCTCAAGCCGATTGAGCCAAAACGTCAATCCTCTTCGTCCAGTGCCTCGGTCAAATCGCCCTTGCAGACTTCTCGCAACAGCATCGTCGCGTAACAGCCCGAGGGCAGCGAGAATCTCAAATCAACGTACGGACCGTGTTCATCGCTTCCGGCCTCGATTGCGAGATCATCGGGCCGAAATCGCAGCGGCCGGCGCGCGCCGTGAAAACTCATGCGCCGCAACTTGCGAAAATCATCGAGCGTAACGCCGCCCGAATCAAATACCGCGGCTTCCAGCTCCCCGATTTCTCCTCCGGCCGTGGTCATGCGCGGCGCAAAGATCGGCCCGCTGGGTGAAATCTCGAACGCCTCGGCACGGTCCGCCTCGGCCGCCGCATCCGTCACGAGGAACACCGCGCCGTTGTCGTGCTTGTATGCCAGATCGCCTTCGCGCACGCGATCGATTTCACCGATTCGTTGCGAGAGCACTCGGTTAAACAGGTACGATTGGAACGCGTTGACGAAGAATTTTTTCATCCGGTCGTCCAGCGCGTGGGCCGCGCGATGATGCTTCCCGCCGGACTTCGCCATGGCTCGGCACATCCGCGCGTTCGTGGAAAAGCCAAACGGCCAGGCCTTCGCGGCGGCGTCGAACTTTCCTGCCTGGTAAAGCTGCCGCGCCTTGAGCACCGGCCCGGTGTCCAGCGGCCCCGGCGTGCCGAGAATCAGATCGACGAGGGTCTTCGGGTCATTTTTGAGAATGGCTTTGCCCATCTCCCAGCTGTCGCCGCGCAAACCGAACCGTTGCTGGCCGAAGTAATTGGGCGTGCCGCGGCGGTGCAGGATGTCGCAGATCGCGCGAATGTCACTGATGCGCTCCGGCGGCACGTCGCGCAGCTTGATGCGAAAGCGATTGCCGCGAAGGTGCCCGATTTTAAGTTTGTTGGTGTGACGACTGACGCGCAAGATGCGAATGCGCGGAATGCGCAGGGCTTCAATCTTCGCCGGGTCGATGTGTTCGAGGCTTAGGGTCTGCACGCTGACGGCGCGAGCGTCTTTCAGCCCTGCCAAACCGACATCCCGCGGATTGGCTCCCAGCGCGCGCGCGATGTCCTGCACGGCGCGCATGGTCGAAAGCCCGGATTTCTCAATGGTGAAATAGTAATGGTCGCCGCGGCCGCATGCCTCGTACGCCGGGATCTCTTCGACGACGAAGTCTTCATATCGCCGCTTGATCGATGCGGAAATCGGCGCGAACTCGGAGGTCAGGTAGACCATTAATTCGCTGACATCCGGCGCCGTGCGGAGGCTCGACATGGACTGACTCTCTTGCATGGAAGGCCCGCTAACTGATGCGCGCGGGACGATTTCTTATGATCGAAGCGACGTCTGAAGATTGACCCGTTCCCGGCCCGATAGTATATTGGAATCGGCCGACGCGGGGTGAAACGCTGGCGCAACAGCCGCCCCGGCCGGTCGGGCATATGACGAAAACCGCCTTCTCGTGCGGCGATTTTCGCCATCGGCCTGACGATGTCCCGTTTCAGGTCGTTCTCATGAGCGATTCAGCGCTCGACACGTGTCAGGAAGCCATTGGGTATCGTTTTCGCGATCCGTCGCTGCTGTCGGCCGCGCTGACACACGCCTCCATCGCCACATCCCGCCTGCAAAGCAACGAACGCATGGAGTTTCTCGGCGACGCCATTCTCGGTATGGTGGTCTGCCGTTATTTGTTTGATAACTATCCCGAATACCTTGAGGGCGAGCTGACCAAGATCAAGTCGGCCGTCGTGTCGCGGAAGACCTGCGCGGAAATCTCCGAGCGACTGGGCCTGCCGCAGTTTCTCTACCTCGGCAACGGAATCAGCGGGCGGCATCGGCTGCCCACGTCGCTCGCCGCGGCGGCGTTTGAATCGCTCATCGCAGCCATTGCAATCGACGGCGGCACGGAGGCTGTCACCGAGTTCATTCTTCGGCACGTCGTGCCGGACATCCGCTCGGCGGTCGCCAGCGAGCATCAGAATAACTACAAATCTCAACTTCAGCAGTTCGCCCAGAAGCAGCAGGGCGGCACGCCGGTGTACGAATTGCTTGACGAGAAAGGCCCGGATCACAGCAAGTGCTTCGAGGTGGCCGTGGTCGTCGCCGGGCGGCGGTTTCCCAGCGCCTGGGGCCCGAGCAAGAAAGAGGCCGAGCAGAAAGCGGCGCTCAACGCACTGGTGGAGCTGAACCTCGTTCCGGCGGAACCGGCGGCATTCCAGTAGCCATGGTTGCAGCGCGACCGGCTGACTAAGCCTTGGTTGCCTTCACAAACGCCGCCGTGCCCGCACCGACATCGAGCTTGTAACCCGCCTCGGCCAGCGTCCACTCCATCGCCGCGATCGCGCCGACCATGTCCACGTCGTCGACGTAGCCCATGTGATTCACGCGCACCATCTTGCCCTTCAGTTCGCCCTGACCGGCCGCGATGTGAATGCCATGCTTGGCACGCAGCGCCTTCCGCCACGCGCCTTCATCCAGACTTGCCGGTGTGTTGACACCTGTCACGCTATCGACCGGGTCGGCCGCGTAAATCTCCAGTCCCATCGCTTTGAACGCCGCGCGCGTTCCTGCTGCCAGCCGCGCCGTGCGTTTCCAGACGCCCTCAATCGTCTCGGCTTTGATCTGCCGCAGCGTGTAGCGCAGACCGCGGACCATCTGGTTGTTCGGCGTCCACGGCACGTCGCTGTCCTTCTGGCTCTTGCGGAATGCTTTGAGATCGTTGTAGAAAGTAGGCCCTTCGAACGAATCAATCACCTGCCAGGCGCGATCGCTCACCGCCGCGAACGCCAGCCCCGGCGGCAGCATCATCGCCTTTTGCGATCCCGTCACGGCGATGTCGATGCCCCATTCATCCATCTTGAACGGGATCGCGCCGATCGACGTGATGCCGTCGACGATGCTGATCGCGCCATGATCGCGGCAGGCCTTGGCGATTCCCTGCGCCTCGCTCACCGCGCACGTACTCGTCTC includes these proteins:
- the truD gene encoding tRNA pseudouridine synthase D, which produces MSSLRTAPDVSELMVYLTSEFAPISASIKRRYEDFVVEEIPAYEACGRGDHYYFTIEKSGLSTMRAVQDIARALGANPRDVGLAGLKDARAVSVQTLSLEHIDPAKIEALRIPRIRILRVSRHTNKLKIGHLRGNRFRIKLRDVPPERISDIRAICDILHRRGTPNYFGQQRFGLRGDSWEMGKAILKNDPKTLVDLILGTPGPLDTGPVLKARQLYQAGKFDAAAKAWPFGFSTNARMCRAMAKSGGKHHRAAHALDDRMKKFFVNAFQSYLFNRVLSQRIGEIDRVREGDLAYKHDNGAVFLVTDAAAEADRAEAFEISPSGPIFAPRMTTAGGEIGELEAAVFDSGGVTLDDFRKLRRMSFHGARRPLRFRPDDLAIEAGSDEHGPYVDLRFSLPSGCYATMLLREVCKGDLTEALDEED
- the rnc gene encoding Ribonuclease 3; this translates as MSDSALDTCQEAIGYRFRDPSLLSAALTHASIATSRLQSNERMEFLGDAILGMVVCRYLFDNYPEYLEGELTKIKSAVVSRKTCAEISERLGLPQFLYLGNGISGRHRLPTSLAAAAFESLIAAIAIDGGTEAVTEFILRHVVPDIRSAVASEHQNNYKSQLQQFAQKQQGGTPVYELLDEKGPDHSKCFEVAVVVAGRRFPSAWGPSKKEAEQKAALNALVELNLVPAEPAAFQ
- a CDS encoding Soluble hydrogenase 42 kDa subunit is translated as MMKLRLFTPGPTMVSPEVLLEMAQPLDHHRTQGFKDTLKECTELLGYVYQTKAAPLVLTGSGTAAMEGAILSVCRPDVKTLVCHSGKFGERWQKILARFKLPHVEIKQPYGHGIKAEMVMDALKKNADVKAVIFVHSETSTCAVSEAQGIAKACRDHGAISIVDGITSIGAIPFKMDEWGIDIAVTGSQKAMMLPPGLAFAAVSDRAWQVIDSFEGPTFYNDLKAFRKSQKDSDVPWTPNNQMVRGLRYTLRQIKAETIEGVWKRTARLAAGTRAAFKAMGLEIYAADPVDSVTGVNTPASLDEGAWRKALRAKHGIHIAAGQGELKGKMVRVNHMGYVDDVDMVGAIAAMEWTLAEAGYKLDVGAGTAAFVKATKA